Sequence from the Methanobrevibacter arboriphilus genome:
AATTGATGTAGATGAAGAACCAGATTATGCTAAAACAACAGTAATAAATGCAACTCCCGTTAAAGGAGATGTTTAAATTCCAACATTATATGAACTTATAATTTTGTATAGGTTTATAATTATGTAAGCTTATTTGAGTTCATTATTCTATCTTCATAAATTTTTATAGGATATTCTATAATATTTTTATAATCTTTTGGGTCTATGTATTTTTCATATAATTCTAAAATAGATGTTTTTTCAAATTCTTCATATATTGCTTTGTTAAATTCTATTTTTTCTTTTATTTCATTTTTATGAAGTTTTTCAGGATTTAATAGGTCAAAACAATTCTGTCTAAATCTCATTAATGTTGGATATACATTTAAAAGATATGACATATTCACTGTATCTTCAAATATTTCTAATGCTTTTCTATATGTAAGTTCATTAATATCCAGTGGATAGAGTGTTATTTTGTTTTCATGCGCTATATTTAGCGTGTTAGAGAAGTTTTTTTCAAGTTTTTTAAACTTTTTGAAATTTTGCTCTTCAAAAACGGTTTTTAATATATTTTCCCATAAGTTATTGAATAAAATTCTACTTTGTTTTGGGGTTAATTCTTTAATAACATTTTCAATTTCGTTATTTATATTATTGGGTGTTTGTTCAAATTTTTTCATATTATCTGCCTTACTAACTTTCAAAATATTCTATCATTTCATCAAGTTCTTTCTGTTCTCTTTCTATTAGATAATCAGGTAATGGTTTTTGGATAGCTTCTTTTATTTCTTTAATTTCTTCTTGCATTTCAGCAAGTTCTTTTTGTTTCAATATATCATTCATGGTTTTAGCTATTTGATTAAGTACCTTGTATTGCTGTATTCTAATTTTTTCTTTTTCATTATCTTTTATTCTTCCATTAATTAATTTATTTTTAAGAGTATTATATGAAGTTTTCAGCTCTTCCAATATATTTTCTCTAGTAATTTCCTTAATATATTCATTATTTTTACTCATGATTCCACCAATTAAAAAAAAATTTATTTTCAAAACCATCTAGATATATGTTATTACATGGTCTAAAGCTCACTACCTATATTTTTTAAGTTTTTTTAAATGTCTTTTATTGAATTGTTATGTAAGTTTTGAAATTTAACATTACACTTTAATAGATAATTCTACTTCACCATCATAGTCAGATATGTCTATAATTGATTTTTTCTTTAATTCCCACATTAAATCTATAATTTGATTTATCTTTTCTTCCCATTCATTATGAAAATCTATTAAAAGATTTAATAGTTCATCGAATTTTTCTTTTTTATTAACATTCAAATGATTTATCAATATATTTTCAATTTCTTTTGTATAATCTTTTTTGTCTTCAAACGGTTCAAAAATTTCTTTATTTTTAAGGTTTGTGCTATTATTTAGTGCTTGTTTTTGATTTGAATGATTTTTTTGCTTAAAATTATTTTCATGATTTTTGGAGATATTTTCTTCATTCTCTATTTCTTCAATAAATTTAACAAAGTCATCATATTTAGTTTGTGTAAAATTTTTATGGTAGTCTAAATCTTCTGAGCTTGGAGTTTTATCTTCTGTTATATACTCAACCATGTCTTTAATTTCATTGAATGATTTTTTAATGAATGAAACTACATTTTCATAATTATTAATATCCAATTTTATTTTTTCTAAAATAGGTTCGAGGGAATAAACTAGATTCTTATTTATTAATATTTGTTTTAATGTTAAATAAGGTATAATAAGATTCCATTTTAAAATTAAAGAATTTTTTTCATTAAAACTAGTATTAGTTGTAAGAGTTGTAAATGATTTTTCAGATTTAAAAGGAGTTGAATCATTTTCAACATATTGAACGTAATAAGGACTTCTGATGTTATTTGGGTCTTTTTGTATTACTGAAACATATCCTTTAGCTTCTAAACCCATTTTTCCATCTTTTCCAAATATTTTATTTTTTATATGTTCATTACTCATTCCAATAGGTTTTTCAAGTTCTTTAAGTTTAAATTCATTCCCTTTATTTTTCTTTAAAAAGTCAATAATGCTCCTTTCAACATGGTCTAATTTATTTTTCTGTGTTTCGAAACTTTCAGAAACTTTTGACAGTACAAATTCCATATCTTCAATACTACCAATAATAATATCATCTATATTAGACCTTTGATATTGATAGAAAAAAGTTTTAGCTTTAATTAGACCAAGGTAATGATTAATATTTCTATTAGCATGATGTTTTATATTAAGAAAAATTAGATATGGATTAAATATTTTAACATTATTATCTACTAACTTTTGTATTGCACATTTTATCATAGTTCTCTTTTTTTCAAGAAAAACATTAGTTTCCAATATAGAATTTTGTTTAATCTTATTTTTAACCTTAATTTCATGATTTTCATCATTTTCTAATTCATTCAAATATAACCTATCAAATAATTGGTCATTCATATTACTAGTGTCGGCCCTATTCATTATTACTAAATATTCTCCTATTAAAATAAATTCAACAGGTTTCCCATTAATAACTGTTTTATGTGATTTCATAGGCCTATTATTGTCAGTTATCAGTTTTAACAATTCATCTTTATCTTCATTTAAAACGATATCATCGAGAAAAATAAAATTAAATTCTGGATGAAGAATAGTAGTTGAATGATAATATATTGATTTGGATGAAAAACTAGGTAAATCCACTACATATTGGTCAGGTAGTATCCCTTTTATCTCATTACTCCCATTAGTTTTTCCTTTTCCTTTTTTTGCATCTTTGTACTGATGTACTGGTTCATGAATAAATAAACTACCACAGGACAAAAGTTCAATTATCATTGTCTTTTTATCTCCTTCATGTTTCCAATTTATTGTATTTAAAACCTCTTCTATAAAATCTAGATTATTCAATATGTCATTTGCCTCTTTTTGTACTTCTTCAGGATAATCTTCGAAAGTCTTATAGATATACTTTTCTTCTTCAGATTCAGATTCTATTTCTTGCTGTAAAATCTCAAAATTTTCATCTAATAACGATTTTACTTTATACTTATTTAAAAAAGGAATTATATTGCTCCAAAATTCTTTTATAGTGTTTTTATCCCTGGGTAAATTTCCATTCGCTCCATTATATCCCAATATTTTGTTTCTATCTTTATCAGCAACATTGATAAATTTTGTTGTTGAATAAGCTTCACATAAAGCATAAATATCATTTTTTGGCTCTTTAATTTTCCATGAAACCAAATATTTTTTACCTTCTTTCTCAACACTATAATAATATTCATTTTCATCAGAATATTCAGGATTTCTATAAATATAAGGAATTAACAATTCATTTTGTTTTAAAACCCATCCCTGTTTAATTAACTCATCAGGTAATTTTTTATATTCTAAATTATTTTCGTTTTGAAGGTCATTTTTCATATTATAGCCTCCAAGAATCTTTTATATTCTTTAAAATTAGTTTTAAGAAATGTTAAAAAATTATCTTTCACAAAAATCACTTCCTAAAATTTAGATATACTCATTTTGAACTAAAATTTTTTCAAGGTCTTCTTCATTTTGAACATCATGCATAAAATTACTTAAAGCTATTTTAACAATGTCTGTCTTATGTAATGATAAATCATAGTTCATTTTAGCTATTTTTTTAAATTCTTCTAATTTTTCATCTTGAGAATTGAGTATTCTCAATCTCATATCTTTTAAATAATTTTGTTTAGATTTATTTTTATTGTATCTCATATTATTACCTCTTCTTTTCTATTGAGGTGATATCTAAAAACAAAATATTGAAAAATAGCTATGAAATAAATCATTATGCCCAAAAATTTATATAAATAAAAAATAGAATATAATATATAGAATTAATTTTGTGGTTAGACGAATTATATTCTATATAAGCATACTGATATAAGGCTAATTATTAGAACTAATTAGCTTTATTCATTTGCTATTTTCATTTATTATTTTTACATAAAAAACCTCTTTTTATCATTTTTTTTATTAACCTCTTAAAGGTAATGTAATATTTGTAAAACTTATCATATATAATTTACGGAATGGAGAATTATCTATTTAATTAAACAAATAATTAAATTAAAGAAAAGTATATATACTATAAATAAAAATTTGCAAAATAAAATTCAGGCGAATTTTCATTTATATTTTAAAAAATAAGGCAATTTTAATTAAAATTTATTTTAATGTTTCTGACAATATAAATAAAACAAAATAAGATAAAATACTCTTAGTTATCAAAAATAAAAGGATTAATCAGAAAATACAAACATGTTAAAAATTAACAATGAAAATTTTCAATAGTATTAAAAAATATTTATTTATAAAACTATTTAGATTATTAATAATAACTATTGTTTTTATATGGTTTAATTTCTTCAATAATCTCATTGGCTTTCTTTTTCCAGCTCATTTTTTTCATTTCTTTTAAATCATTTGTAGTAGTTAACTCTACTAATCTTTTTAATAAATCAATATTAGTAGCATCAACATCTCTTTTTCCAATAACATACATATATAATTCTGATGAGTGTTTATCATTGAATAATATATCTGTGTATTTTTCTCTTTCTTCAAATTCTCTTGCTCTTTCAACGGTTACAGCATATTTTTTCATGAGGTCTTTAATTTCTTTATTTTGTTCTTCTTGGACAGCTAATCTTTCTTCTAGTTCTTTTTGTTTCATATCTTTAGCTTCTACTTGTTCTTCTAATTTTTTCATTCTTATATAATCTTTTGATTTCAAATCATGGACTTTTGTGTCTTTGATACTTAAATAAGGGACTAGATTTGTGTAAAATCTTCGCATGTCGTTTTCTTTTATTTGTTCATAAGCTATTTCTATATTATCTAGCTTATGCCCTGTCATTATGTTCACTCTTTTGTAATCAGATGTATGTTCTATTGCAGTACTTTTAAAGAACTTTCTTAGAGAATGAGCATGGAAAAATCGTTTACCTTCACTTGTCTTATAAAAAAATCTGTCATTCATAAAATTAAATATGTTTATTATGCCATGTTTTCCTATTTGTCTTTTATATTGTGATATGAATAAATAATCGTCTTCTTGTAGGCTATTTCTCTTTTTTAAGTAATCAATGATAGCTTGTGATGTTTCAGGAGTGTTGAAAGTCATACAAAAATTATTTTGTTTTAGTGTTTTTTCTGGATAGAACTCCCAACAAGGAATTATATTGTTATTATATTTACTATCTAATAAATCTTCAATACTATCACTATTATGATAATATGATGTAGCTTTGGTAAAATCAGATATTTTAAAGTTCCTAATATCTCCACTTCTTATTCCTGAAGATGCCATTAAAAGTATAATAGCTTTATTCCTTATATTTGTTGCATTATTAACAGCTTTTCTAATATCTTTAATTGTGGGGATATCTCCTTCACGAAGTACATTAGAATTTGTATTGAGTTTTACTGGTTTTGGCAATTCGACATTATATTCATTGTAAAATGCTCTGAATGTTCCTAATTTAGATGCAATTGTTGATTCAGTTAGTTCATTGCTTTTTAAATAATTATAATAATCATAATAGTATCTAGTTATAGTTCTATCATCGATATCTTTAATTTCTGGAAGGTTGTCTTTGTTCATGAAAGGTTTTTCTTCAGATTTAGCTTCTTTGACTAATTCAGAAGGTGTTTTTTTGTTTAATTCGTATATTTCATTAAAAATAGTCTTATATTGTTTCTGCCTACTCTTAGACACATTTCTCCGTGTGAATAGTTGTTTCAATTTAGGGTCATTATTCACAATTTCATGGAGTAAATTATTTTGTGATAACATAATTATATTTATTATCACCCATAGTATAAAAAGTAGTGGGTTAAGATAATAGTAAGATTAGGATTGTTAAGTTTTTTTAAATTTTAGTTTTATATTTTAGTTTGTCTGAATTATATTTTTTTTATAGTATGAAGTTAATTGTTAGAATATTTTAGTGTTTTTTTAGGTTATAGTGTGGTTGTTAGTTGATTATTTTTTTTGTTTTTGTAGATGGAGTTTTTTTTGAAAGATTTTTGTGTTTTTTTCTCTTTTTTGTTTGTTGTAGCTTGCTGTATGCATACAGATAAACACCAGGTGCGTATGTTCCTATGATGTTGTGTAGTTTCGGTTATATGTGGCGTTGTTATCGCTGTATGCACCCAGAGCAACACCATAGCCTGATGTTCCTGTGAATTGTTGTGTAATTTTGGTTATATGTGGTATTGTTATCGCTGTCTGCATACAGATCAACACCATATGTTCCTGTGATGTTGTATGGTTTTGGTTTATATGTGTCGTTGTTATCGCTGGATGCAGACAGATAAACACCAGGTGCGTATGTTCCTGTGATGTTATTGTTGGCGAAGGTTATATTGGTGTTGTTGCTGCTGGATGCATCCAGACCAACACCATAGCCTGATTTTCCTGTGAATTGTTGTGTAATCTTGGTTATATGTGGTATTGTTATCGCTGTATGCACCCAGATAAACACCATCGTATGTTCCTGTGAGTTGTTGTATTGTCTTGGTTATATGTGGTATTTTTGCTGCTGTATGCATACAGATAAACACCATAGTCTGTTCCTGTGATGTTATTGGCTTGTTTATATGTGGCGTTGTTATCGCTGTATGCAGACAGATAAACACCTCGTGATGTTCCTGTGATGCTGCATTGTCTTGTTTATATGATGTGTTGTTATCGCTGTATGCATACAGAGAAACACCATTGCCTGATGTTCCTGTGAGTTGTTGTATTGTCTTGGTTATATGTGGTATTTTTGCTGCTGGATGCATCCAGATAAACACCATTGTAGTATGTTCCTGTGTTTGTTATTTTTGGCTTTGATTTATTGGTATTGTTATCGCTGGATGCAGACAGATCAACACCATAGTCTGTTCCTGTGATGTTGTTAGGCTTTGGTTTATTGGTCTTGTTATCGCTTTATGCATCCAGAGCAACACCAGATGCGTATGTTCCTGTGATGTTTTTGAGCTATTTTTTTGGGGTTTTTTTTCTTTTTTTATTAGTTGTTTTTTATTGTTTGGATGGTTTGTTGTTCTTTGTTTGGTGTTTTAGTTGTTTTGGTTGTTTTTTGTTTTTTTATTAGTTGTTTTTTGCTTTTTAGGTGTTTTATTTTTCTTTGTTTTAGTGTTTTGTTTTATTTTTATTCTTTTTTTATTATTATTAATCGTTTTTGTTCTTTTGTAGTGGTTTATCTTTGTTTTAGTTTCTTTGAGTATTTTTTTTGTTTATATATGTTGGTGTTTGATAACAGCTATTTTGTTTTTGGTGATATTGTGATTTTATTTTTTTTATTTTTGTTTTTTATATTCTGTATGTTTATGTTGTTTAGCTGTTATTTTTTAGTTTTTCTTATTATTTTTTTATTTTATATTACTTGTTTTTTAGTTCTTCTTCTCTTTTTTTATTTTATTTGGTTTTTATTTTATTATTATAGATTTATATTGTTTTAAAGCTTTTATGGTCGTTATATTTTAGTTTAGAGCTTTTTATTTATTTTTTTTAGTTGTTATTTTTTTATTTTGTTTTTTGTTCTTGTTTTTGTGTTATTCTTGTTTTTCTTCTTTTTTTCTTTTTTAAACAGCTATTTCACTATTTTTGCGGGGGGGGGGGTGGCTATTGTTTTTTCACTTTTTTGTAGTAGTAAGCTTTTTATAGTAGTTTTTTTATATTTATTATAAAAGGTACATAGTGAGTGTTCATTTAATAGTGAGTGTTTTCTTATTGTTGTGCTTTTTTTTGTTTATAATTTTATAGGAGTGAGAATTATTTATGTTTAAAAATAAGTTTTTTGTTTCGTTTGTGCTAGTACTAGCTTTTTTATTCTTGTTTAGTTTGTCTAGTGTTAGTGCAGATGAGTATTATTTTAATAGTAGTAATATTACAAATGAGAGTTTTCAGGGTGTTATTGATAATAGTACTCCTGATGAAGTGATTATTAATCTTGATGATGGTGAGTATTCTTTGGGTCAGATTAATATTACTCGTAATGCTACTATAGTAGGTAATAGTAGTGGTAATGTTAAGATCAATGGGTCTGGTATTTTGTTTAATATCACATCATCTAATGTTAAACTTATTAATTTAACTATCACTGGTTATACTAATGCTATTATTAGTAATAGTAGTGATTTAACTGTTACAGGTAATAATATTACTACTAGTGGTATTAGTATTAATATTAGTAGTAGTGGTGGTAATTTATCGAATATAGTTATTGAGGATAATTTTATTGTTTCTTCTGTTAGTAATAGTAATTATGGTGCTGTTTTTGTTAATGGTAATGGTATGGCTATTTCTTTTGTTTCTTTTATTAATAATAGTATACGTGGTAATGGTACTATTAATTCTATTAGTGTTCGTATTAATTCTAAGGGTTTACGTAATTTGACTTTTGATGGAAACAACATCACAGGAACATCACGAGGTGTTTATCTGGATGCATACAGCAGCAACAACACCAATATAACCTTCGCCAACAACAACATTACTGGAGGGGAGTATGGTGTGTATGTTCGTTCTTATGGTGGTAATGTTAGTGGTGTTATGTTTTTGAATAATACTATAAATGCTACTGGTGGTAGTGGTTTTTATTTTGTTAATGATGGTAGTGGTGCTATTAATGTGACTGATTTTATTATCAGAGGTAATAATATCTTTGCTGGTAATGTTGGTTTGAATTTCAGTGGTCTTAAGAGTGATTCTTTGGTTAATGTTACTGTTGAGTATAATCGTATATTGTCTCCTGTTGGAGTGAATATCACTGACTTTAATGATAATAGTAGTTTTAATTATAATTGGTGGGGTGTTAATGATATAACTGGTAAAACTTTAGGTATTGATACTCTTAATCATTTTATTTTGAATGTTAGTAATCTTACTAGTTTGGATAATCTTCGTTTTGGTGATAATGTTAGTTTTGCTTTTTTAGTACTGAATACTTCTCTTGTTAATGATGGTGTTGAGTATTTGCCTTATTTTATGGTGAATGGTACTTATAATAATCAAACTTTTGTTGTTGATAATTTTAGTAATTTTACTGGTGTTTGGAATGTGTCTGGTGGTGATAATGTTTTTGCTGTGACTTTGGATAGTCAGGATGTGGGTTTTACATTTTCTGCAGGTAAGTTGGATAGTAATTCTACTATAATTGTTAATCCTTCTATTGTTCATGTTGGTGAGAATGTTACTGTTTCTGGTCAGTTAGCTAATTTTACTGGTATTGGTAGTGTTAATGTTACTGTTGATGGAGATACTCAGTTAGTTAATATTAATAGTAGTGGTGGTTGGAGTCTTAATTATGCTTCTATCAGGACAGGAAACATTACATTAACTGTTAGTTTTAATGGTAATGATAATTACACAGCATTTACTAATGGTACAAGCTTTGAAGTGTTGAAGAATAGTACTAATAGTAGTATTGTTGTTCTTTCTGGTGTTCATGTTGGTGATATTGCTGTTATTACTGGTGTTTTAGCTAATTTTACTGGTATTAGTAGTGTTAATGTTACTGTTGATGGTAACCTTTATGAAAATGTTATTGTGGATTCTGTTGGTGGTAATTGGACTGTGAGTCATTTAACTAATCATACAGGAACATACACGGTTATTGTTGAGTATACTGAGTTAGAAACAGGTAATTTTACTGGTTTTATTAATAGTACAAGTTTTGATGTGCTTAAAAATAGTACTAATTCTACTATTGATGTTTCTGGTGATTTTAAAGTTGGTGAAAATATTTCTATTAGTGGTATTTTGGCTGATGTTAATAGTGATCCTATAGATAATGCTCAAATGACAATTATTATTGGTAATGAGTCTTTTAATGTGACAACTAATATTAGTGGTGTTTGGAGTCTTGTTTATACTCTGATTCATGGTGGTGAGTTCTTTATTTTAGTTAACTGGGCTGGTAATGATAATTACACTGGTTTTATTAATAGTACAAGTTTTGATGTTAGTAAGTTGGATAGTAATTCTAGTATTGTTATTCCTGTTGATATTAAGGTTAATGAAACAGTTTTAATTTCTGGTGTTTTAACAGATGAGAATAATAATACAATATCTGGTGCTAATTTAGAAGTTATTATTGATGGTGAAACCTTTAATGTGACTACTGATTCTGTTGGTGTTTGGAGTTTAAATTATACTCCTGAACATTCTGGTGTCTTTAATTTATCTCTCTTTTATCAGGGTGATAGCCGGTATGATGGTTTTGTTGAAAATAAGGCTTTTAATGTTAGTAAGTTAGCTACTACTTCTAGTATTAATATTCCAAGTAATGTTAAAGTAGGAAAACCATTTACTGTTTCTGGTGTTTTGACTAGTGATGGTAAACCATTGGCTAATACGATTATTAGTGTTATTGTTGATGGTAAAACTTATAAAGTTACTACTAATAGTCTTGGTGTTTGGAAACTTTCATATACTCCGAAAAAGACTGGGAAATCTACTATGAAGGTTTCTTTTGCTGGTAATAATGATTATCTTGGTTTTAATGTTAGTAAGACTTTTAATGTTACTGGTAAAGTTAAGATTAGTATTGTTAAGATTTCTAAGCTTGTTAAAGTGGGTAAGTATAGAGGTTTTAATCTTTATAGTAAAGTTTACACTATTAAAAATGTGGGATCTGCTTTAGGTTCTAAGGATTATGTTAAGTATTTTAAGAATTGGTATTTGGAGAAATTGTCTAAGACTAGTAAAATTATTAAGTATCAGTTTAGTGTTAAGTCTAGGGTTTTAAAGGTTCAAATTAAGA
This genomic interval carries:
- a CDS encoding tyrosine-type recombinase/integrase; its protein translation is MLSQNNLLHEIVNNDPKLKQLFTRRNVSKSRQKQYKTIFNEIYELNKKTPSELVKEAKSEEKPFMNKDNLPEIKDIDDRTITRYYYDYYNYLKSNELTESTIASKLGTFRAFYNEYNVELPKPVKLNTNSNVLREGDIPTIKDIRKAVNNATNIRNKAIILLMASSGIRSGDIRNFKISDFTKATSYYHNSDSIEDLLDSKYNNNIIPCWEFYPEKTLKQNNFCMTFNTPETSQAIIDYLKKRNSLQEDDYLFISQYKRQIGKHGIINIFNFMNDRFFYKTSEGKRFFHAHSLRKFFKSTAIEHTSDYKRVNIMTGHKLDNIEIAYEQIKENDMRRFYTNLVPYLSIKDTKVHDLKSKDYIRMKKLEEQVEAKDMKQKELEERLAVQEEQNKEIKDLMKKYAVTVERAREFEEREKYTDILFNDKHSSELYMYVIGKRDVDATNIDLLKRLVELTTTNDLKEMKKMSWKKKANEIIEEIKPYKNNSYY
- a CDS encoding beta strand repeat-containing protein, whose protein sequence is MFKNKFFVSFVLVLAFLFLFSLSSVSADEYYFNSSNITNESFQGVIDNSTPDEVIINLDDGEYSLGQINITRNATIVGNSSGNVKINGSGILFNITSSNVKLINLTITGYTNAIISNSSDLTVTGNNITTSGISINISSSGGNLSNIVIEDNFIVSSVSNSNYGAVFVNGNGMAISFVSFINNSIRGNGTINSISVRINSKGLRNLTFDGNNITGTSRGVYLDAYSSNNTNITFANNNITGGEYGVYVRSYGGNVSGVMFLNNTINATGGSGFYFVNDGSGAINVTDFIIRGNNIFAGNVGLNFSGLKSDSLVNVTVEYNRILSPVGVNITDFNDNSSFNYNWWGVNDITGKTLGIDTLNHFILNVSNLTSLDNLRFGDNVSFAFLVLNTSLVNDGVEYLPYFMVNGTYNNQTFVVDNFSNFTGVWNVSGGDNVFAVTLDSQDVGFTFSAGKLDSNSTIIVNPSIVHVGENVTVSGQLANFTGIGSVNVTVDGDTQLVNINSSGGWSLNYASIRTGNITLTVSFNGNDNYTAFTNGTSFEVLKNSTNSSIVVLSGVHVGDIAVITGVLANFTGISSVNVTVDGNLYENVIVDSVGGNWTVSHLTNHTGTYTVIVEYTELETGNFTGFINSTSFDVLKNSTNSTIDVSGDFKVGENISISGILADVNSDPIDNAQMTIIIGNESFNVTTNISGVWSLVYTLIHGGEFFILVNWAGNDNYTGFINSTSFDVSKLDSNSSIVIPVDIKVNETVLISGVLTDENNNTISGANLEVIIDGETFNVTTDSVGVWSLNYTPEHSGVFNLSLFYQGDSRYDGFVENKAFNVSKLATTSSINIPSNVKVGKPFTVSGVLTSDGKPLANTIISVIVDGKTYKVTTNSLGVWKLSYTPKKTGKSTMKVSFAGNNDYLGFNVSKTFNVTGKVKISIVKISKLVKVGKYRGFNLYSKVYTIKNVGSALGSKDYVKYFKNWYLEKLSKTSKIIKYQFSVKSRVLKVQIKNLGVGKQVKIKILVTHRKRL
- the mobC gene encoding plasmid mobilization relaxosome protein MobC, whose protein sequence is MSKNNEYIKEITRENILEELKTSYNTLKNKLINGRIKDNEKEKIRIQQYKVLNQIAKTMNDILKQKELAEMQEEIKEIKEAIQKPLPDYLIEREQKELDEMIEYFES